The stretch of DNA CATCCACCTTCGGGCCCAGCACGCGACCAacaccagcgccgccgcccgcctagCCCTGCGCCGCAGCTTCCCACCTGCGCCACTCGGCACAAAATCGACCTGCACCGCCGCCCGCTCGGAGTTGCGCCGCCGTCGCCTGCCTGTACCCACACCGCCGCCCGCCTGATGATGTTCCATGTCCACGTGGTGGAATCTCCCCAACACTTGCGCCACCCACCTTCGCCGCCCACGGCCGCCCACCTGCGGCTCGACTTCGTCCGCTTCGGCCGCCGGCGCCGTGGAAAATTCCGGCCACTCCCGCATCCCATGTTGTTTCTGCTAGTGGTCAACGTTGTCGCCGTGGACTTTTCGTGTTGCTGTTGCCTTTGTCCCCTGCCCCGCCTCTGCTGGTGCTGTTGCTTGTGAGTTTGCCCCGCCCGCCTCTGTTGCCTCTATTGCTGCTGCTCTGTTCACAATCAGCACATGATAGAAATAGAATTGGCACTTGATTTGTTCGCGATTTGAATTGAATTGACTAGGCCAAGGGGAAATTGAAATTCCAAAACAAAACTTGGAGAGCAACAACACATGTTCAGGGTTGTTCACAATCAGGTTCAGGGTGAATTGGCACTTGATTTGTTCACAATCAGGTTCAGGGTTGACAGATTCAGGTTCAGGGTTTGTTTCAGTTTATAGAAATGGCTACAAGTGTTTTTTCTGTACCCCATCATTGAAATTTTTTGGTTAGGAAGAATTGTCTTATTGCTGCTTGCtgcaaaaagaaagaaagaaacaaTGTTTATGTACACTGATTCTCTACATCAAGTTCATGttcatttcaaaaaaaaaatcagtAGTTCAGTTAACCACTAACTTACTAAAAACCTTCAGCACTTCATTTCTTCTTCTGAATAAACATGACCTACAAAAAAATTGCAAGCAATTGTACATTCAAATTTACATCAAAGTACATATTCAGAGTTAAACTGAATTTACTACATTCAGTCAAGCTTAACTAAATTTGAGCTTGCAGCATTCGAAATGCTCAAGCCCACGTCCTCCCAGTGTGCATATATGCTGGTTATGGAGATCTGCACAACATATGATTGCACACATTAGAACTTTGAAAAATCTTGTGCATCATCTGTAACAAGCAAGCCATGGATAGTAAGGCCGAAACATGCTCAGATTGTGTTAGCTAGAACCACAGGAAATCATCCGATTGTCTGAATCCCAAAATGCCGAGAGAATGAACTCACCTCGTCAAGATTTGCAGCGTTGGCAATTTCATCCACGGTGAGGTAAGGCACGGCCAGGTCGTAGACGCTACCGGCGGCGGAGCTGGAGGGCGCCTCGTCGTCCATGCTGACGGGGTGGGCATAGAAGCTCCTGCCTCGCGAGGAGGCCCCGCTTGGTGCCCCTGCGGCCGGGAAGCCCTCGCCGACACGCCACGCCGAGGGGCAAGTGGAGAGCATCAGGAGAAGGGGCGAGACGCCGCCACCGACGCTGCGGTGGCCTACAGTCATGTAGGGGGAGCAGAGCGACAAGGCTGGGGGCGAGGATAGCAAGAGGCAGCGGAGAGGGGCGCGCACCAGCGTCAGCATCTTGGCGGCAGCGGCGGCTCAGTCGCCAAGATCCGTGGTCATCCTCCCCGCGTCGTTGACTTCTGCATCATCCGCTCGAAGtctggaggaggaggtggtggatgACGAGCTTGAGGACCTGCCATGCATCCAGATCAAGCTCGAGGACATGAGCGCCATCGTCGGAGTCGGCAAGTCGAGGGATTTGCCGAAAAGGGGATCCGTTTCCTCTTTATcttctggtgatgatgaagagaAGCGGCGAGACAAGGCGGAAAAGGCGGACGACGTGTGTTGAGGCGACGGAGGAAGTGGCGTGGCAACGGAGTAGGCGGCGAGGCGGTAGAGGACGCAGTAATTTCAAGAAAATTATTACGCACGCGCAAGATcacggtgatgcatagcaacgagagggaagagtatcgtctacgtatccttgtagaccgtaagaggaagtattatgaaaacgcggttgatgtagtcgtacgtcttcacaatcgaccgatctagcactgaaggtacgacacctccgtgatctgcacacgttcagctcggtgatgtcccatgaactcacgatctagtagagcttcgagagagagtttcgtcagcacgacggcgtgacggtgatgatgttgctaccggaacagggcttcgcctaagcaccactacgatattaccgaggtggattatggtgggggcaccgcacatgtctaaaagatcaatgatcaacctgtgtgtccatggggtgccccctcccccgtatataaaggagtgaaggagggggagggggccggcctctctaggcgcgcccaagggagtcctactcccaccgggagtaggattctcCTTTTTCCCTTTGTTGGcattaggagagaaggaaggagagggaagaaggaaggaaaggggggccgaccccccttcCCAATTCACATTGGGTTTGGAGGGGGGGCGCCCTCTCCTTTGCTTCTTTCCCCTCTTTTCGACTAAGGCCCAATAAGACCCATATACCTCATGGGGGGTTACAGTAACCTCTCGTCGCTCCGGTATACTCCCGTtttcatccggaaccattccgatgttcaaacataggcttccaatatatcgatatttacgtctcgaccatttcgagactcctcgtcatgtccgtgatcaaatccgggactccaaactaccttcgctacatcaaaacacataaactcttaataccgatcgtcatcgaacgttaagcgtgcggaccctacaggttcgagaactatgtagacatgaccgagacatgtcttcggtcaataaccaatagcgcaacctggatgctcatattggctcctacatattctacaaggatctttatcggtcaaaccgcataacggtatacattgttccctttgtcattggtatgttacttgcccgagattcgatcgtcgctatctcaatacctagttaaatctcgttaccggcaagtctctttactcgttcatTAATGCTACaccccgtaactaactcattagctacattgcttgcaaggcttatagtgatgtacattaccgagagggcccagagatacctctccgacaatcggagtgacaaatcctaatcttgatccatgctaactcaacaaacaccaccggagacacctgtagagcacctttataatcacccagttacgttgtgatgtttggtagcacacaaagtgttcctccggtattcaggagttgcatgatctcatagtcataggaacatgtatagttatggagaaagcaatagcaacaaactaaacgatcatcgtgctaagctaacggatgggtcaagtcaatcacatcattctctaatgatgtgatcccattaatcaaatgacaactcatgtctatggttaggaaacataaccatcattgattcaacgagctagtcaagtataggcaaactagtgacactctgtttgtctatgtattcacacatgtactaagtttcctgttaatacaattctagcatgaataataaacatttatcatgatataaggaaatataaataacaactttattattgcctctagggcatatttccttcagtctcccacttgcactagagtcaatatctagattacattgtaatgattctaacacccatggagtcttggtgctaatcatgttttgctcgtgagagaggcttagtcaaccggtctgcaacattcagatccgtatgtttcttgcaaatctctatgtctccctccttgacttgatcgcggatggaattaaagcgtctcttgatgtgcttggttgtcttgtgaaatctggattccttcgccaaggcaatttctccagtattgtcacaaaagattttcattggacccgatgcactaggtatgacacctagatcagatatgaactccttcatccagactccttcatttgctgcttccgaagcagctatgtattccgcttcacacgtagatcccgcaaCGAaactttgcttggaactgcacaaactgacagctccaccatttaatgaaaacacgtatccggtttgtgacttagagtcatctggatcagtgtcaaagcttgcatcgatgtaacagtttacgacgagctctttgtcacctccatgtacgggaaacatatccttagtccttttcaggtatttcaggatgttcttgaccgctttccagtgatccactcctggattactttggtacctcccagctaaacttatagcaaggcacacatcaggtctggtacacagcattgcatacatgatagagcctatggctgaagcatagggaacacctttcattttctctctatattctgcagtggtcgggcattgagtatgattcaacttcacaccttgtaacgcatgcaagaaccctttctttgcctgatccattttgaacttcttcaaaactttatcaaggtatgtgctttgtgaaacttcatgcacttttatggttagatgcacaaaatcttaatgcgaaaaaatgtcactttatattgccacttgtgatatggacctttattatgcagtctgtcgcttttatttcttccgtatcacacgatcatataaagcttatttctcccacactaataagtcatacatatttagagagcaattttaattgcttgcaccgatgacaacttacttggaggatcttactcaatccataggtaggtatgatggactctcatggcaagactggtttaagggtatttggaagcacaagtagtatctctacttggtgagATGAATTTGgatagcatgagggagaaaggcaagctcaaccatgttgaatgatccatgacaatataatttatctcagatgtatgaaaacataacccattacgttgtcttccttgtccaacgtcaactctttagcatgtcatattttaatgagtgctcacaatcataaaagatgtccaagatagtatatttatatgtgaagacctctctttctttattacctcctattaattgcaacgatgaccaaaactatgtttgtcaaccctcaacaacttttgtTCATCAtgctttttctatgtgagctcatcaGTCTCCATAAGACTCGCATgatctctttctttctttttatttctttctttttttcttttgttcccttaggatcatggcaaaataatcaagcccttgactcaacactaatctttattatatagctcacggactcgattacatagaaggattataAACAAAAACTCAAAaatagatcatgccataaactttattctactagatgaagataataccaaaaggatcgaactaaggaaaacggtaaagataaaggtgatggtgatacgataccggggcactcccccaagcttggcagttgccaaggggagtgcccataccagatgcTCAATtattctttgttggtggagaaggtgatggttttgttgatggcgtaggcttcttccttaatttgcgctcgAGGACAGagttttggtcccttaggtcatcgatctcTTGCTCCatgctcagtatctttttgcatagttcctacTTGTTTTCCtacaagaggcgaaaagggataaactcgatcttaggtttctttactctatccgggaggcttgactttttgaactccacatgcatgtccccaggttgaggtagtgggacttcatcttcatctgagctcgtctcctcctttaccttgggttcatagtcctcttcttctttcatagtctaaccacaatgctccacatccccatagaccttaggatctgcaaggtaatcagccacgtagctttctccttccgaatcctgggacgacatgttgctctatctgcagcaggacagctcgaaacaaagaccagagatatttgtgtgatacggtggtcaaaacccccgggagattatataatgaattttcaCCGACCAAAATAAGCGTCGTGTACGAAAACAGAGTTCGGAAAGcgcatgaggtgcccacgaggtagggggcgcgcccagggggtagggcgcgccctccaccctcatggagtcctcgtgtccttcccagactgcttcttatttttctatttttctaaatattccaaaacagagaaatattgccttaaaaactgttttggagtcggtttacttaccgtaccacatacatattccttttcggagtctaaaacgtttcgaaaagtgtcccttatgtattcctccggggttacggtttcaataacattggtttcaacatttatgggattacctgagatataatgtttgattctttgaccgttcactaccttcggatttgtgccttcgaagttgttgatttttatggcaccggaacgatagacctcctcgataacgtaagggccttcccattgagaagttttcctgcaaaaaatcttaaacgagagttgtatagaaatacatagtcacctacattaaactcatgcttttgtatccttttggcacgccatcttttaactttttctttaatcaacttggcattttcgtaggcttgggttctccattcatcgagtgagctaatatcaaataacctcttctcaccggcaagtttaaaatcataattgagctctttaatagcccaatatgctttgtgttctagttcgaaaggtaagtgacatgcttttccataaaccattttatacggagacatacccataggatttttatatgcagttctataggcccataatgcatcatcaagtttcttggaccaattctttctagatctattaacagtcttttgcaaaattaatttgagctctctattactcaattctacttgaccactagactgaggaagataaggagatgcaattctatgattaacaccATATTTaacaagcattttatggaaagcaccatgaataaaatgtggaccaccatcagtcattaaatatctagggactccaaatcttggaaaaataacttctttaagcattttaatagaagtgttatgatctgCACTACTAGTTgtaatagcttctacccacttagtaacatagtcaacagcaactaaaatatgtgtatatccattagaggaaggaaagggtcccatatagtcaaagccccaaacatcaaatggttcaataacgagtgaataattcataggcatttcttgatgtctactaatattaccaattctttgacattcatcacaagataagacaaacttacgggcatccttgaagagagtaggccaataaaaaccagattgcaataccttatgtgcagttctatctccagcatggtgtcctccgtaagcttcggagtgacacttgcgtagcatctgttcctgttcatgctcaggtacacaatgtctaataacaccatctactccttctttataaagatgtgggtcatcccaaaagtaatgcctcaaatcatagaagaactttttcttttgctggtatgtgaaactaggtggtataaacttagcaacaatgtaattagcataatcagcataccatggagtagtatgagaagcatttatgacatttaattgctcatcaataaagctatcatcaataggtaatgggtcatcaagcacattttctaacctagacaagtttttggcaatggggttctcagctccctttctatcaatgatatgtaagtcaaattcttgtagcaagagaacccatctaataagtctaggtttagcatctttcttttccatgagatatttaatagcagcatgatcagtgtgaatagttactttagaatcaacaatataaggtctgaacttatcacaagcaaatacaactgctaagaattctttttcagtggtagcataatttctttgagcattgtctagggttttactagcatattgaataacgtttaatttcttatcaactctttgccctagaacaacacctacaacataatcactagcatcacacataatttcaaagggtaaattccaatcaggtggttgaacaataggtgcagagatcaatgctttcttaagtatttcgaatgcttctacacaatcatcatcaaagacaaatggtatatctttttgtaataaattagtcagaggccgggaaatttttgagaagtccttaatgatcctcctataaaatctggcatgaccaaggaaacttcttatacctttgatgtcctcgggacatggcatcttctcaatagcatcaaccttggctttatcaacctcaatacctctttaagaaactttgtgccccaagacataccttcattaaccataaagtggcacttttcccaattcaagacaagattagtttcttcacatatctgcaaaactcaatcaaggctgctcaagcaatcatcaaaagaagatccatagacggagaaatcgtccatgaaaacctcacaaatcttttcacaaaagtctgagaatatagccatcatgcatctttgaaaggtagcaggtgcattacataaaccaaaaggcatacgtctataagcaaaagtaccaaaagggaaagtaaaagtagtctttgattgatctttggctgacacgggtatttgagagaaaccagaataaccatctagaaagcaaaaatgtgtatgtttggttaatctttctagcatttgatcgataaaaggtaaagggtaatgatcctttttagtggccttatttaatttgccaaaatcaattaccatcctataacctgtaataattctttgaggaatcaattcatctttatcattaggaatgacagtaatatctcccttcttagggacacaatggacatgatttacccactgactatcagcaacgggataaattatacctgcctcaagtagctttagtatttcttttcttaccacttctttcattttaggattcatccgccgttgatgatcacgaactggtttagcatcttcttccaaattaattttatgttgacat from Triticum urartu cultivar G1812 chromosome 3, Tu2.1, whole genome shotgun sequence encodes:
- the LOC125543719 gene encoding uncharacterized protein LOC125543719, producing MLTLVRAPLRCLLLSSPPALSLCSPYMTVGHRSVGGGVSPLLLMLSTCPSAWRVGEGFPAAGAPSGASSRGRSFYAHPVSMDDEAPSSSAAGSVYDLAVPYLTVDEIANAANLDEISITSIYAHWEDVGLSISNAASSNLVMFIQKKK